A stretch of the Sulfurimonas sp. HSL-1656 genome encodes the following:
- a CDS encoding ferritin family protein — protein sequence MKQYQTYRCSVCGNEVEVQYVGGGTLTCCGQAMACTTDNLTAVNLMKAFAGESMARNKYDLFADIARDEGWHAIERHFREAALNEMWHARAEYKAYHKMMEGQEVEATMKNLETGMEGEHYEHTEMYPNFAAIAEEEGHKALARLFNAIAKVEVEHEREYAALKQAMIDDGFFQSADEEIWVCEVCGHIHRGKKPPKACPLCGVPQEYFKREHLY from the coding sequence ATGAAACAGTATCAGACTTACAGATGCAGTGTCTGTGGAAACGAAGTGGAAGTACAGTACGTCGGCGGCGGAACGCTGACCTGCTGCGGCCAGGCGATGGCGTGCACGACCGATAACCTCACGGCGGTCAACCTGATGAAAGCGTTCGCCGGCGAATCGATGGCCCGCAACAAATACGACCTCTTCGCCGACATCGCCCGCGACGAGGGGTGGCACGCGATCGAACGCCACTTCCGCGAAGCGGCGCTGAACGAGATGTGGCATGCCCGGGCCGAATACAAGGCCTATCACAAGATGATGGAGGGCCAGGAGGTCGAAGCGACGATGAAGAACCTCGAGACGGGGATGGAGGGGGAACACTACGAACACACGGAGATGTACCCCAACTTCGCCGCCATCGCCGAGGAGGAGGGGCACAAGGCCCTCGCCCGGCTCTTCAACGCCATCGCCAAGGTCGAGGTGGAGCACGAACGCGAATACGCCGCGCTGAAACAGGCGATGATCGACGACGGCTTCTTCCAAAGCGCGGACGAGGAGATCTGGGTCTGCGAGGTATGCGGCCATATCCACCGCGGCAAGAAGCCGCCCAAGGCCTGTCCGCTCTGCGGGGTACCGCAGGAGTATTTCAAGCGTGAACATCTCTACTGA
- a CDS encoding argininosuccinate synthase domain-containing protein: MSKRKAIALFSGGLDSTLAMKLIIDQGIDVIACNINTGFGATKDRRAHMQNMCDQVGAELRIIDIQSEYLQDVLFDPKYGYGKHFNPCIDCHAKMFEVAKRIMEAEGASFLISGEVLGQRPMSQNKDALIKVLNEANVDGLLLRPMSAKRLAPTIAEEEGWVDRDKLEGILGRSRERQMELAEQFGLVDFESPGGGCLLTDANFAIKIRDYIKYDEQFDVPDIPVLKWGRHFRLPDGAKMVIGRDQEENVKLQEIDNAKFIHIRTEGVPGPHVLLSKNASESDRDFALRSILTYCKTSPDEEYTLDINGETVTTTPLASRAEAAKYSIL; encoded by the coding sequence ATGTCAAAACGCAAAGCCATCGCGCTTTTCTCCGGCGGGCTCGACTCTACGCTTGCCATGAAGCTCATCATCGACCAGGGGATCGACGTCATCGCCTGTAACATCAACACCGGTTTCGGGGCCACCAAGGACCGCCGTGCCCATATGCAGAACATGTGTGACCAGGTCGGCGCGGAACTGCGCATCATCGATATCCAGAGCGAATACCTCCAGGACGTCCTGTTCGACCCCAAATACGGCTACGGCAAGCACTTCAACCCCTGCATCGACTGCCATGCGAAAATGTTCGAAGTCGCCAAGCGCATCATGGAAGCCGAAGGTGCCAGTTTCCTCATCAGCGGTGAAGTCCTCGGCCAGCGCCCGATGAGCCAGAACAAAGACGCCCTCATCAAGGTCCTCAACGAAGCCAACGTCGACGGCCTGCTCTTGCGCCCGATGAGCGCCAAGCGCCTGGCACCGACCATCGCCGAAGAGGAGGGGTGGGTCGACCGCGACAAGCTTGAAGGGATCCTCGGCCGCAGCCGCGAACGCCAGATGGAGCTCGCCGAACAGTTCGGACTCGTCGATTTCGAGAGCCCGGGCGGCGGCTGTCTGCTGACGGACGCCAACTTCGCCATCAAGATCCGCGACTACATCAAGTACGACGAACAGTTCGACGTCCCGGACATCCCGGTGCTCAAATGGGGCCGCCACTTCCGTCTGCCCGATGGCGCGAAAATGGTAATAGGCCGCGACCAGGAGGAGAACGTCAAACTGCAGGAGATCGACAACGCGAAGTTCATCCACATCCGGACCGAAGGCGTTCCGGGGCCGCACGTCCTGCTGAGCAAGAACGCCAGCGAGAGCGACCGCGATTTCGCGCTTCGTAGCATTCTCACCTACTGCAAGACCTCGCCGGACGAAGAGTACACCCTCGACATCAACGGTGAAACCGTCACGACGACCCCCCTCGCCTCTCGCGCCGAGGCGGCAAAGTATTCGATCCTCTGA
- the purT gene encoding formate-dependent phosphoribosylglycinamide formyltransferase — protein MLFTAPLKSNSIRIMLLGSGELGKEVAIEAQRLGIEVIAVDRYEGAPAHLVAHRSHVVNMQDTDAVLELIRSEMPDFILPEIEAISIDALFKAEAEGFHVIPNAEAVNKTMNRKNIRKFAAEELGLKTGPYEFVKTREELEAAAGRLGYPCVVKPVMSSSGHGQSVMKSEADLDRSWEMAKEARGDASELIVEAFIAFDYEITMLTARNGNETVFCEPIGHIQRDGDYVFSWQPMQMSNVAKARAELIAKEITDGLGGRGLFGVELFIQGDEVYFSEVSPRPHDTGMVTLITQSQSEFALHLRAVLGLPLGFTFYGGGASAAYKATAESFAPVVDIDDALFDANSFVRVFGKPESHPGRRLAVALVYDEPEAALAKARTIIEKVSDH, from the coding sequence ATGCTGTTTACCGCGCCGTTAAAAAGCAATTCCATTCGTATCATGCTGCTGGGTTCGGGGGAACTCGGCAAAGAGGTCGCCATCGAGGCGCAGCGCCTGGGCATCGAGGTCATCGCCGTCGACCGTTACGAGGGCGCCCCGGCCCACCTCGTCGCGCACCGCTCCCATGTCGTCAATATGCAGGACACCGACGCGGTGCTGGAGCTGATCCGCTCCGAGATGCCCGACTTTATCCTCCCGGAGATCGAGGCGATCAGCATCGATGCACTCTTCAAGGCCGAAGCGGAAGGCTTCCACGTCATCCCGAACGCCGAGGCGGTCAACAAAACGATGAACCGCAAAAACATCCGCAAGTTCGCCGCGGAGGAGCTGGGGCTCAAAACGGGGCCGTACGAGTTCGTTAAAACCCGCGAGGAGCTTGAAGCGGCGGCGGGCCGCCTCGGCTACCCCTGTGTCGTCAAGCCGGTCATGAGCTCCTCGGGCCACGGCCAGAGCGTCATGAAGAGCGAGGCGGACCTCGACCGCTCCTGGGAGATGGCCAAAGAGGCGCGCGGCGATGCGAGCGAGCTGATCGTCGAGGCCTTCATCGCCTTTGATTACGAGATCACGATGCTCACGGCACGCAACGGCAATGAGACGGTCTTTTGCGAACCCATCGGTCATATCCAGCGCGACGGGGACTACGTCTTCAGCTGGCAACCGATGCAGATGAGCAACGTCGCCAAGGCACGGGCGGAACTGATCGCGAAAGAGATTACGGACGGTCTCGGCGGCCGCGGCCTCTTCGGCGTCGAGCTTTTCATCCAGGGCGACGAGGTCTACTTCAGCGAAGTGAGCCCGCGCCCGCACGACACGGGGATGGTCACCCTCATCACCCAGAGCCAGAGCGAGTTCGCCCTGCACCTGCGCGCCGTACTCGGCCTGCCGCTGGGCTTCACCTTCTACGGCGGCGGTGCGTCGGCGGCGTACAAGGCGACGGCGGAATCCTTCGCCCCGGTCGTCGATATCGACGATGCGCTCTTTGACGCCAACAGTTTCGTACGCGTCTTCGGCAAGCCCGAGTCCCACCCGGGCCGCCGCCTCGCCGTCGCACTGGTCTATGACGAACCCGAAGCGGCACTGGCCAAAGCGCGTACGATCATCGAGAAAGTAAGCGATCACTGA
- the rpsU gene encoding 30S ribosomal protein S21, with amino-acid sequence MPGIVLRQDDNFDAAYRRFKKQTDRNLVVTEARARRFHETATEKLKKEKIAARKKMLKRLYMMRRYESRL; translated from the coding sequence ATGCCAGGTATCGTTCTTCGTCAAGATGACAACTTCGATGCTGCGTACCGTCGCTTCAAAAAGCAGACTGACCGTAACCTCGTCGTTACGGAAGCGCGCGCTCGCCGTTTCCATGAAACAGCGACCGAAAAGCTGAAAAAAGAGAAAATTGCTGCACGCAAGAAAATGCTCAAACGTCTGTATATGATGCGCCGTTACGAGTCACGCCTCTAA
- a CDS encoding TonB-dependent receptor, with translation MRAPLCVYLALCLAAGASAEVQPSSPLRIASLTDQIVRDLDRVTEVATVTKENEPYQPYIITTLEGKELERLGIQNLKEALELLPGVDFGTNLLDAKTPIFRGSNPFAFGQVKLLIDDMVANDLLYDGFAGYLYMPIETIKRIEVIRGPGSMTDGVNAYAGTIHVVTYEEEFAVTGKVNRAFAKAGSYDSAAAGFTTSLTEGDLHLHLDGYVLNDNRRISSGPDSAATGAWNFTTPFYTIDNTLLAQTGKAPLQTESYALGLKLDYDAFYLKARGTSFKHGSAYGINGMLPRRDDRIFIPSYLAEVGWQPDIGALSADIRLGAKYDAFESDALLLPPGFETPSLSNPLLTTTTYPDGFTGVHKASQRAFYQSSYLTYSGFDAHKITLGYRLTREETYRVVTKTTNRDTGVGMVDYSDFLPFIDPDAKRDTVMASIQDQMELGPRVSILYGINIEKTFLTDTQFDPRVSLVFQQDREHIYKAIYSHSHRNPSWQELFVMNTASGLGNPDLKPETVDTFELAAIRRFGGLNYLQADLFYLINNNQIDKNQIDEATRAHIFRNAHDTELYGLELELRTNVTSRDRLYVGYSYVNGHSAEGNALANVARHLAKGSYFYEFTPEISAAAIVKYVGAKSRVDGDPREDTDPYLTADLSLRYHNPAASFSLTGSVKNLADATVVYPSEPYTYVNDYPQEGRTFFLTLTKEF, from the coding sequence ATGCGCGCCCCTCTCTGCGTCTACCTCGCCCTCTGCCTTGCTGCCGGGGCGTCGGCTGAAGTACAGCCCTCCTCCCCGCTCAGGATCGCCTCCCTGACCGACCAGATCGTCCGCGACCTCGACCGCGTGACCGAGGTGGCGACCGTCACGAAAGAGAATGAGCCCTACCAGCCCTACATCATTACGACCCTTGAGGGCAAAGAGCTCGAACGGCTGGGGATTCAGAACCTCAAAGAGGCGCTGGAACTCCTCCCGGGGGTCGATTTCGGCACCAACCTCCTTGACGCCAAAACCCCGATCTTCCGCGGCTCGAACCCCTTTGCCTTCGGGCAGGTCAAACTGCTGATCGACGACATGGTTGCAAACGATCTCCTCTATGACGGATTCGCCGGCTACCTCTACATGCCGATCGAGACCATCAAACGCATCGAAGTGATCCGCGGTCCCGGGAGTATGACCGACGGCGTGAACGCCTACGCCGGTACCATCCACGTCGTCACCTACGAAGAGGAGTTCGCCGTTACCGGCAAAGTCAACCGCGCCTTCGCCAAAGCCGGTTCGTACGATTCCGCTGCCGCCGGGTTTACGACCTCGCTGACCGAAGGGGACCTGCACCTCCACCTCGACGGCTACGTACTCAACGACAACAGACGCATCAGCAGCGGTCCCGACTCCGCCGCGACGGGGGCGTGGAATTTCACAACCCCCTTCTACACCATCGACAATACCCTGCTGGCGCAGACGGGCAAAGCGCCTCTGCAGACGGAAAGCTATGCGCTCGGGCTGAAGCTCGACTACGACGCGTTCTACCTCAAGGCCAGAGGCACCTCCTTCAAGCACGGCAGCGCCTACGGGATCAACGGAATGCTGCCGCGCAGAGACGACCGTATCTTCATTCCGAGCTACCTTGCGGAAGTGGGCTGGCAGCCGGACATAGGTGCACTCAGTGCCGATATCCGGCTCGGGGCGAAGTACGACGCCTTCGAGAGCGATGCCCTGCTGCTGCCTCCGGGCTTCGAGACCCCGAGCCTCAGCAACCCGCTGCTGACGACAACGACCTACCCCGACGGCTTTACCGGGGTCCACAAAGCGAGCCAGCGCGCCTTTTATCAAAGCAGCTACCTCACCTACAGCGGCTTTGACGCCCACAAGATCACGCTGGGCTACCGCCTCACCCGCGAAGAGACCTACCGCGTCGTCACCAAAACAACCAACCGCGATACCGGCGTGGGCATGGTCGACTACAGCGACTTCCTCCCCTTTATCGACCCGGATGCCAAACGCGATACGGTCATGGCCTCTATTCAGGACCAGATGGAACTGGGACCGAGGGTCAGCATTCTCTACGGCATCAACATCGAAAAGACCTTCCTGACGGACACCCAGTTCGATCCCCGGGTATCGCTCGTCTTCCAACAGGACCGGGAACATATCTACAAAGCCATCTACAGCCATTCCCACCGCAACCCTTCATGGCAGGAGCTCTTTGTCATGAATACGGCCTCGGGCCTCGGCAACCCCGACCTCAAACCGGAGACCGTCGATACCTTCGAACTGGCCGCCATCCGAAGATTCGGCGGGCTCAACTATCTGCAGGCGGATCTCTTCTACCTCATCAACAACAACCAGATCGACAAGAACCAGATCGACGAGGCCACCAGGGCGCATATCTTCCGCAATGCCCATGACACCGAACTCTACGGCCTGGAACTGGAACTGCGGACCAACGTCACCTCCCGCGACCGCCTCTACGTAGGCTACTCCTACGTCAACGGCCACTCCGCCGAGGGCAACGCACTGGCCAATGTCGCCCGGCACCTTGCCAAAGGGAGTTATTTCTATGAGTTCACCCCCGAGATCAGCGCCGCGGCGATCGTCAAATACGTCGGGGCGAAAAGCCGGGTCGACGGGGACCCCAGGGAGGACACGGACCCGTACCTGACGGCCGACCTCTCCCTGCGCTACCACAACCCCGCTGCAAGCTTCTCCCTGACGGGCAGCGTAAAAAACCTCGCCGACGCCACGGTCGTCTACCCCTCGGAACCCTACACCTACGTCAACGATTACCCGCAGGAAGGCCGTACCTTCTTCCTCACTCTGACGAAGGAGTTTTGA
- a CDS encoding diguanylate phosphodiesterase: protein MSQLIELIYCSAAAHPFSRAELAQLLAASRSNNEKIDVSGMLLYAEGSFFQVLEGEAATVEALFETIRRDPRHNAVTLIIREPIARRAFEAWTMGYADITPDEVNRLLGASDFFAREASFTALGQDRAMKLLEAFKQGSWRARLSDSDAAPAEVALPTEDTLASQSAPLEGLPPHPDYTFAFQPIIDVRDGTIFSYEALLRGVNNETAESVLSQVEAKRLHRFDEESRILAIEMAARLGLPARLNLNVLPRSIGISPTAVASVRETARRCGLRMDQIVLEILEWEIIDDFEAFKSKLDPYRGFGMHFAIDDFGSGYAGLNLLAEFQPDLIKLDMELVRGIEHNGPRQAIVRGIIRTCFDLGIDIIAEGVETVGEYRWLHSEGIVLYQGNLLAEPAFEALPTRFTIP from the coding sequence ATGTCCCAGCTGATAGAACTGATCTACTGCAGTGCCGCCGCGCACCCTTTCAGCCGGGCGGAGCTGGCGCAGCTGCTCGCCGCCTCGCGGAGCAACAATGAAAAAATCGACGTCTCCGGCATGCTGCTCTATGCGGAGGGGAGCTTCTTCCAGGTGCTGGAGGGGGAGGCGGCGACGGTCGAAGCGCTCTTTGAGACGATCCGGCGCGACCCGCGCCACAACGCGGTCACCCTCATTATACGCGAACCCATCGCCAGGCGTGCGTTCGAGGCGTGGACGATGGGGTATGCCGATATCACCCCCGATGAGGTGAATAGGCTCCTTGGCGCCAGCGACTTCTTTGCCCGGGAGGCCTCCTTTACCGCCCTGGGGCAGGACCGCGCAATGAAACTGCTCGAAGCATTCAAGCAGGGAAGCTGGCGTGCCAGGCTGAGCGACAGCGATGCGGCCCCGGCGGAGGTTGCCCTGCCGACGGAAGATACCTTGGCCTCACAGTCGGCCCCGCTGGAAGGGCTGCCGCCGCACCCCGACTACACTTTTGCCTTCCAGCCCATCATCGATGTCAGAGACGGTACGATCTTCTCCTACGAGGCTCTGTTGCGCGGCGTGAACAACGAAACGGCCGAGAGTGTTCTCAGTCAGGTCGAAGCAAAGAGACTGCACCGCTTTGACGAGGAGAGCCGTATCCTTGCCATTGAAATGGCGGCCCGGCTGGGGCTGCCCGCCCGCTTGAATCTCAATGTTCTTCCCCGGAGCATCGGCATCTCACCGACGGCAGTCGCTTCCGTACGCGAAACGGCCCGGCGGTGCGGTCTGCGCATGGACCAGATTGTTCTGGAGATCCTGGAGTGGGAGATCATTGACGATTTCGAGGCCTTCAAGAGCAAGCTTGATCCCTACCGGGGCTTCGGGATGCACTTTGCCATCGACGACTTCGGCTCCGGCTATGCCGGGCTCAACCTCCTGGCGGAGTTCCAGCCCGACCTGATCAAGCTTGATATGGAGCTGGTGCGCGGCATCGAACACAACGGCCCACGGCAGGCGATTGTGCGCGGCATTATCCGGACCTGTTTCGACCTGGGGATCGATATTATCGCCGAGGGGGTCGAAACGGTAGGGGAATACCGGTGGCTGCACAGCGAGGGGATCGTACTCTACCAGGGGAACCTGCTGGCCGAACCGGCATTTGAAGCGCTACCGACGCGCTTTACAATACCCTGA
- the dnaG gene encoding DNA primase, with protein MISQDSIEGLKSRIDIVDVIGNYVELKKAGVNYKGLCPFHDEKSPSFSVSPSKQFYHCFGCQASGDAIKFVMEYEKLTYPEAIEKLAGQYNYSLAYTQGEPRQQRSQLMEKLNDWYRSLLDKTPPAMQYLQERGIYASSIEHFGIGYAPASHLTLNFIKQNQFSMAEAVELGVAGIGEGREYARFIERITFPIHAPNGAIVGFGGRTITGHQAKYVNSPQTKLFNKSRLLYAYNHARESIHKRREMIVTEGYLDVIMLHQAGFTQAVATLGTALTSEHLPLLRKGEPRIIMAYDGDAAGRNAALKASKLLSAAGFDGGVVLFEGGRDPADMVKEGRVEELGSMFRQPRPFIDFVLETTLAQYDLANPRAKEQALAETTAYLKTLSPLMQEEYKRHLAARMGISPGLVRVGGQTVRTAAPTAPVAAPAAHRDLWELSLIKTVLERPGVVDAMLDFISPQMLRFHAREFATALQGDSNTPELMHIVMDESIPVFPDDETLKNELLIFLRKYYEHRRQAVMRDPAISSDKKYFLNRQILGKIAKLKKGELVGIDA; from the coding sequence ATGATTTCGCAGGACTCCATCGAAGGGCTCAAATCCCGGATCGACATCGTCGATGTTATCGGTAACTATGTCGAACTGAAAAAAGCCGGCGTCAACTACAAGGGGCTCTGCCCCTTTCACGACGAAAAGAGCCCCAGCTTCTCGGTGAGCCCCTCCAAGCAGTTCTACCACTGTTTCGGCTGCCAGGCGAGCGGGGACGCCATCAAGTTCGTCATGGAGTACGAGAAGCTCACCTACCCCGAAGCGATCGAGAAGCTCGCCGGGCAGTACAACTACAGCCTCGCCTATACCCAGGGCGAGCCCCGTCAGCAGCGCTCCCAGCTGATGGAGAAGCTCAACGACTGGTACCGCAGCCTGCTCGATAAAACGCCGCCGGCGATGCAGTATCTGCAGGAACGCGGCATTTACGCGTCGAGCATCGAGCACTTCGGCATCGGCTACGCCCCCGCCTCGCACCTGACCCTGAATTTCATCAAGCAGAACCAGTTTTCCATGGCCGAAGCGGTCGAATTGGGGGTCGCGGGGATCGGCGAAGGGCGAGAATACGCCCGCTTCATCGAGCGCATCACCTTCCCCATCCACGCCCCCAACGGCGCCATCGTCGGCTTCGGCGGCCGGACCATCACCGGCCACCAGGCCAAGTACGTCAACTCGCCGCAGACGAAACTCTTCAACAAGTCCCGCCTGCTCTACGCCTACAACCACGCCAGGGAGAGCATCCATAAGCGCAGGGAGATGATCGTCACCGAAGGGTACCTCGACGTCATCATGCTGCACCAGGCGGGCTTCACCCAGGCCGTGGCGACCCTGGGGACGGCGCTCACCAGCGAACACCTGCCGCTGCTGCGCAAGGGCGAACCGCGTATCATCATGGCCTACGACGGCGATGCGGCGGGGCGCAACGCCGCCCTCAAGGCCTCCAAGCTGCTCAGCGCCGCGGGCTTCGACGGCGGCGTCGTCCTCTTTGAAGGGGGGCGCGACCCGGCGGACATGGTCAAGGAGGGGCGAGTCGAGGAGCTGGGAAGCATGTTCCGGCAGCCCCGCCCCTTCATCGACTTCGTGCTGGAGACGACGCTCGCACAATACGACCTGGCCAATCCCCGCGCCAAAGAACAGGCCCTCGCGGAGACGACGGCCTATCTCAAAACCCTCTCGCCCCTGATGCAGGAGGAGTACAAACGCCACCTCGCCGCGCGCATGGGCATCTCGCCCGGACTGGTGCGCGTCGGGGGCCAGACCGTGCGTACGGCCGCGCCCACGGCCCCCGTCGCGGCACCCGCTGCCCACCGTGACCTCTGGGAGCTCTCCCTCATCAAGACGGTATTGGAACGCCCCGGCGTCGTCGATGCCATGCTGGACTTCATTTCGCCGCAGATGCTGCGTTTCCATGCCCGGGAGTTCGCCACCGCGCTGCAGGGCGACAGCAATACGCCGGAACTTATGCACATCGTCATGGACGAAAGTATCCCCGTTTTCCCCGACGACGAGACGCTCAAGAACGAACTGCTGATCTTTCTGCGCAAATATTACGAGCACCGCCGGCAGGCCGTGATGCGCGATCCCGCCATCTCCAGCGATAAGAAATACTTCTTAAATCGTCAGATTCTCGGTAAAATTGCGAAACTCAAAAAAGGTGAACTGGTAGGAATAGACGCCTAG
- a CDS encoding rhodanese-like domain-containing protein gives MRNLIIFLALAASLAAMEPVVTGEWLVKHAGEKNLVIVDVSAPEAYEEGHIPGARNASIELWRRGVGQHAEVRSAAELQAQMRRLGIGKETEVVVYAHHLDNKDLLRATYVLWAMEYAGFTKTALLDGGLPAYTAAGGKLSATATADGAGSYTVKTDAGMIATLDEVKASQGKVAMIDSRPAHFYFGAEKQGVLKRAGHISGAHSYFWRYNVTPQNRLKPKTELSGMLEKGLGLDKNAPLIVYCTGGLEASMNYFVVHRVLGFKQAKLYDASMKEWGNRDDTPMRVFVWE, from the coding sequence ATGCGTAATCTGATCATATTTTTGGCGCTGGCGGCATCGCTCGCGGCGATGGAACCGGTGGTGACGGGCGAGTGGCTCGTCAAGCATGCAGGGGAGAAAAACCTCGTCATCGTGGATGTTTCCGCGCCGGAAGCCTACGAAGAGGGGCACATCCCGGGTGCGCGCAACGCAAGCATCGAGCTTTGGCGCCGGGGCGTGGGGCAGCATGCAGAGGTACGCAGCGCCGCGGAGCTGCAGGCGCAGATGCGCCGACTGGGGATCGGCAAGGAAACGGAAGTCGTCGTCTACGCCCACCACCTCGACAACAAGGATCTGCTGCGTGCGACCTACGTGCTCTGGGCGATGGAGTATGCCGGGTTCACGAAGACGGCCCTGCTCGATGGCGGCCTCCCCGCCTATACCGCCGCAGGCGGCAAACTCTCTGCCACGGCGACGGCGGACGGAGCGGGCAGTTACACTGTCAAGACCGATGCGGGGATGATCGCGACGCTGGACGAGGTGAAAGCCTCCCAGGGGAAAGTCGCGATGATCGATTCGCGCCCGGCGCACTTCTACTTCGGGGCCGAGAAACAGGGGGTGCTCAAGCGTGCGGGCCACATCAGCGGGGCGCACAGCTACTTCTGGCGCTACAACGTGACACCGCAAAACCGTCTCAAGCCCAAAACAGAGCTCTCCGGTATGCTTGAAAAGGGGCTCGGGCTGGACAAGAACGCGCCGCTCATCGTCTACTGCACCGGCGGGCTGGAGGCGTCGATGAACTACTTCGTCGTCCACCGCGTGCTCGGGTTCAAGCAGGCGAAACTTTACGATGCGTCAATGAAAGAGTGGGGCAACCGCGACGACACGCCGATGCGCGTTTTCGTCTGGGAATAA
- a CDS encoding GNAT family N-acyltransferase: protein MTTTFVEATTQEELEKVFAFRYKIVCEKLGVDSLDYCEPGRETDEYDAYAMHFAAFDEQGEVAACVRLIHNSPIGYPTANHMRCDIDQSAFEPHKVAELSRIFVNAEKRGIQETKRLFQGLKEIVYLKGKALGIEYTYGGLEKPFLKLLNMFKYPYKPIGEEQDYVGRRYPCIMYTRELEAENPELLRRAD from the coding sequence ATGACAACCACTTTTGTCGAAGCAACAACCCAGGAGGAACTGGAAAAGGTGTTTGCATTCCGCTACAAGATCGTCTGCGAAAAACTGGGGGTCGACAGCCTCGATTACTGCGAACCCGGCCGTGAAACGGACGAATACGACGCGTACGCCATGCACTTCGCCGCCTTTGACGAGCAGGGGGAGGTCGCAGCCTGCGTCCGGCTCATCCACAACTCCCCCATCGGGTACCCGACGGCGAACCATATGCGGTGCGACATCGACCAGTCCGCATTCGAACCCCACAAAGTCGCCGAACTCTCACGTATCTTCGTCAACGCGGAAAAACGGGGTATCCAGGAGACAAAACGCCTCTTCCAGGGACTTAAAGAGATCGTTTACCTCAAGGGCAAAGCCCTCGGCATCGAGTACACGTACGGCGGCCTGGAGAAGCCGTTTCTCAAACTGCTGAATATGTTCAAGTACCCCTACAAGCCCATCGGGGAGGAGCAGGACTACGTCGGACGGCGCTACCCCTGCATCATGTACACACGGGAGCTCGAAGCCGAAAATCCCGAGCTGCTGCGGAGGGCCGACTGA
- a CDS encoding GNAT family N-acetyltransferase has translation MRIVPVISPEQIALCASLAETIWREFYTPIIGEAQVAYMLRAFQSAGAMTEQIQNGYRYSFLYDGETAVGYCATVPEDDALKVSKLYVLKTVRGKGGGHLMLEHCEAEAKARGLKRLVLTVNRHNPSVAFYEREGFTNAGPLVQEIGGGYVMDDYVMVRPLA, from the coding sequence ATGCGTATTGTCCCGGTTATTTCGCCCGAACAGATCGCCCTTTGCGCTTCGCTGGCGGAGACGATCTGGCGCGAGTTCTATACGCCGATCATCGGGGAGGCACAGGTGGCGTACATGCTTCGCGCTTTCCAATCGGCCGGTGCGATGACTGAACAGATCCAAAACGGCTACCGCTACAGTTTTCTCTACGACGGCGAGACGGCGGTGGGCTACTGCGCCACCGTGCCCGAAGACGATGCGCTCAAAGTGAGCAAACTCTACGTCCTCAAAACGGTCCGGGGCAAAGGCGGCGGGCACCTGATGCTGGAGCACTGCGAAGCGGAAGCGAAGGCGCGCGGCCTCAAACGGCTCGTGCTGACGGTCAACCGCCACAACCCCTCCGTGGCGTTCTACGAGCGTGAGGGGTTTACGAACGCCGGCCCCCTGGTCCAGGAGATCGGGGGCGGCTATGTTATGGATGATTACGTCATGGTGCGGCCGCTCGCCTGA